From the Rhodanobacter soli genome, one window contains:
- a CDS encoding LytR/AlgR family response regulator transcription factor, whose translation MNNTPRLRTVLVDDEVLARLALRQALASHPEVEIVGECGNAAEAMQAVRVLRPDLLFLDIQMPGIDGFELLHELTPDRLPLVVFATAFAEHALRAFDAMALDYVLKPIEQARFDQAMARVNQHWQGLHATTGTAGEPAPTHGYVQRLSVRHGEHIRVLAVDDIDWIRADGNYLHIHVGPERYLHRDTLRHLLLQLDPARFLRIHRGTLVNLARIREVHPLFKGGAEIVLHDGTRLDLSRRFRAGARSVLGLP comes from the coding sequence ATGAACAACACGCCTCGCCTGCGCACCGTGCTGGTCGACGACGAAGTGCTGGCGCGCCTCGCGCTGCGCCAGGCGCTGGCCAGCCACCCCGAAGTGGAGATCGTCGGCGAATGCGGCAACGCCGCCGAGGCGATGCAGGCGGTGCGCGTGCTGCGCCCGGACCTGCTGTTCCTGGACATCCAGATGCCCGGCATCGACGGCTTCGAACTGCTGCACGAACTGACGCCCGACCGCCTGCCGCTGGTGGTGTTCGCCACCGCCTTCGCCGAACACGCGCTGCGCGCGTTCGATGCGATGGCGCTGGACTACGTGCTCAAGCCGATCGAACAGGCGCGCTTCGACCAGGCGATGGCGCGGGTGAACCAGCACTGGCAAGGCCTGCATGCGACGACCGGCACAGCGGGCGAGCCGGCGCCGACCCATGGCTACGTGCAACGTCTCAGCGTGCGCCACGGCGAACACATCCGCGTGCTCGCCGTCGACGACATCGACTGGATCCGCGCCGACGGCAACTACCTGCACATCCACGTCGGCCCGGAGCGCTACCTGCACCGCGACACCCTGCGCCACCTGCTGCTGCAACTCGACCCCGCGCGCTTCCTGCGCATCCACCGCGGCACCCTCGTCAACCTGGCGCGCATCCGCGAAGTGCATCCGTTGTTCAAGGGTGGGGCGGAGATCGTCCTGCACGACGGCACCCGACTAGATCTGAGTCGACGGTTTCGTGCCGGGGCGCGCAGCGTCTTGGGCCTGCCCTGA